Sequence from the Selenomonadales bacterium genome:
AGACGACGTCTGCAAGCCAGATTATTTTTCGGATGATAGATCTCGATACCATCAATGCCTGCATTAAGAACGGCATCAATACATTGGGTGTTTTTGATAATTCCGGGATGTGCCAGGATACTGATACCACCGATCTCATACATCAACTCGATGACCTCTGTATATTCGGGTTTTGTACGTGGAATAAACACAGGCCCACCGCTGTATAGGAGCTTTTCAAATACTTCTCCAACTGTGGAAAAATATCCTTTTTGAATAAGAATTTTAGCAAGATGCGGTCTGCCCCACGAGAGCGCGGAACCTGTTGCTTGATAGAGATCATCCATCGTAATAGCATATCCCCTATCATTCAAGCGAGCAAGCATCTTAAGCAATCTTTCCTTGCGCAGAACAGATATATTATCTACCATGGCAAGTAGTTTGGGATGCTTTACATTATGCATATAGCCTAAGATGTGGATCTCTTCACCAAGACAATTGCAACTAAACTCTATTCCTGCAATAACATT
This genomic interval carries:
- a CDS encoding PHP domain-containing protein, with amino-acid sequence MRMADLHIHTTASDGIYSPCEIVEQAIAVGLSAIAITDHDTVGGIMTLDTNQETRINVIAGIEFSCNCLGEEIHILGYMHNVKHPKLLAMVDNISVLRKERLLKMLARLNDRGYAITMDDLYQATGSALSWGRPHLAKILIQKGYFSTVGEVFEKLLYSGGPVFIPRTKPEYTEVIELMYEIGGISILAHPGIIKNTQCIDAVLNAGIDGIEIYHPKNNLACRRRLEAIAKDRQCMITGGSDFHGMRGRFPEKLGIWNTNILYADALQARLNEQYR